The following is a genomic window from Streptomyces lincolnensis.
ACCAGGTGATACGGGCGGGCGGTTCGCCCTCGCCGTGGTTCGTCCCGGGGACCGGCTCGTACCGCTGCGGCCTGCGCGTGGTCCTGCGCTGGAAGTCCAGACAGGCGTTGGTGGCGATCCGGTACAGCCAGGTCCGCGCCTTCGCCCGCCCCTGGAACCCCTCCCGCGCCCGCCAGGCCCGCAGGAACGTCTCCTGCACCAGGTCCTCGGCCTCGTCGTACGACCCGGTCATGCGGTAGCAGTGCACCTGGATCTCACGACGGTGCTGTTCCGTGAGGGCGGCGAAGTCCGTCTCGGTGAGTTCCGTAACGGCGGCCGGGACTTCCGTCACGGAGGCCGGTTCTTCCGTGCCGGAGGCGGGCGTATCCGTAACGGAGGCGGGCGTATCCGTAACGGAGGCGGGCGTATCCGTAACGCGAGCGGCTGTTACGGAACGAGCCGGCGCTGTGGAATCCTCCGCGGTGGCCCGTGCCGTCCGGGCGACGCGTTGGAGCCGTGCGACCGAGGCCGACAGCTCGGTCACCGTGTCGTAGAGGGCGGCGGGGGGCCGGGGCGCCAGCCGCCCCGCCTGTCTGCCGATGTCCTCGATCAGCTCCTGCACCCCACCGCCGCCGACCGGTCCCTGCCGTCCGCGGTACGCCTTCTGCCGGCAGGCGGCCGAGCAGTACACGGAGCTACGGCCGGTACGGCCGGCCCGCGCGGCCAGGGGGCTTTCGCACACCGGACAGCTGACTGCGCCCACGAGCACCTCCGGGAGTTGCGTCACACGGGGACGGGGTGACGCTACCTTTCGGCGGGGCGAGGAGCCCCTACCGTCGCAGCACCGGAACCTTCGGGCCCGCCGGATCCTTGTCGAGCCGCGGGTTCGGGTGCCCTGACGGGTGTGCCTGTGGGGCGGATGCGCGTACCCCCAACTGTCCGGCCACCGTCGCCCCGAACGCCAGCGCCATGCCCGCCACCTGGACCGGTGTCAGCGCCTGGCCGAGGGCCGCCCAGCCGACCACCGCGGCGGTCAGCGGGGAGAGCGGGCCGAGGAAGGTGATCTGGGTGGCGGTGAGGCGGCCGATGCCCTGGAACCAGAGCCAGTACGCGATCGCCGTGTTGGCCAGCGCGAGGTAGAGGTAGCCGCCGATCGCCCGGCCGTCCAGCGCGGGCGGCGCACCCTCGACCAGGAACGCGAGGGGAGCGATGAGCAGCCCGCCCGCGGTCAGTTGCCAGGCGGTGAGGGCCAGCGGGCCCACGCCCTCCGGGCGCCCCCAGCGCTTGGTCAGCACGGTGCCCGCGGACATCGAGGCGGTCGAGGCGAGGGCCGCCAGCACACCGACGGGGTCGAGCGCCCCGGCCGCCTTCAGGACGACCAGGCTCACCCCGAACGCGGCCACGAGCCCGGTCAGCACGCTCCGCGGTGTCGGCCGCTGCCCCAGCAGCAGCGCCGAGAGGCCCACGACCAGCAGCGGCCCGACCGACCCGACGACCGCCGCCATCCCGCCCGGCATCCGGTACGCCGACAGGAACAGCAGCGGGAAGAAGGCGCCGATGTTGAGCGCCCCGAGCACCGCCGCCTTGCCCCACCAGGCGCCCTTCGGCAGCCGCCGGGCCAGGGCCAGCAGGACCAGCCCCGCGGGCAGGGCACGCAGGAGTCCGGTGAACAGGGGCCGGTCGGCCGGGAGGAACTCGGTGGTGACGGCGTAGGTGGTGCCCCAGGAGACGGGAGCGAGGGCGGTGAGCAGGATGATCGCGGGCCGTTTCATGACCGGCACCTCTCGGTGAAGCACCTCTCGGTGAAGTAGCTTGGCAATAATTAGCTTAGCGCTAAGCCACTTACAGTCAAGCCACTCTCTCATCACTTTCTTGCAGGCGTCCGGAACCGGGCGGATACTCGGCGCATGAGTGCGCAGCGCAAGGACGAGGTCGACGCGATCATCGAGCAGTGGGCGGCCGTGCGGCCGGACCTGGACACCGCCGCGATGGAGGTCTTCGGCCGGATCTACCGGCTCTCCCGCGCGATGAGCGACCGCACCGAGAAGGTCTACGCGCCCCTCGGGCTCTCCCGCGGCGAGTTCGACGTACTGGCCACCCTGCGCCGGTCCGGCGAGCCCTACGCCCTCTCGCCCCGCCAGCTGTCGGCGTCGCTGATGCTCACCACCGGCGGGATGACCGG
Proteins encoded in this region:
- a CDS encoding RNA polymerase subunit sigma-70, translating into MGAVSCPVCESPLAARAGRTGRSSVYCSAACRQKAYRGRQGPVGGGGVQELIEDIGRQAGRLAPRPPAALYDTVTELSASVARLQRVARTARATAEDSTAPARSVTAARVTDTPASVTDTPASVTDTPASGTEEPASVTEVPAAVTELTETDFAALTEQHRREIQVHCYRMTGSYDEAEDLVQETFLRAWRAREGFQGRAKARTWLYRIATNACLDFQRRTTRRPQRYEPVPGTNHGEGEPPARITWLQPYPDDELPVVEAPGQPEAAALSRETLELVFLAAIQHLPPRRRAVLILRDVLGLTAAETAEALGTSVASVNSALQRARPVLRDHLPRERADWRASEPTEGQRAVLERYMAAVGRLDFDAMAALLTEDVVLTMPPNPFWFVGRDALVDFVRVSLDPASPMFLGHWRSLPARANGQLAVGHYIRRPGTSVHRAQVLDVLRFDGGEDRIAEITSFEPHLFPAFGLPLRL
- a CDS encoding EamA family transporter, which translates into the protein MKRPAIILLTALAPVSWGTTYAVTTEFLPADRPLFTGLLRALPAGLVLLALARRLPKGAWWGKAAVLGALNIGAFFPLLFLSAYRMPGGMAAVVGSVGPLLVVGLSALLLGQRPTPRSVLTGLVAAFGVSLVVLKAAGALDPVGVLAALASTASMSAGTVLTKRWGRPEGVGPLALTAWQLTAGGLLIAPLAFLVEGAPPALDGRAIGGYLYLALANTAIAYWLWFQGIGRLTATQITFLGPLSPLTAAVVGWAALGQALTPVQVAGMALAFGATVAGQLGVRASAPQAHPSGHPNPRLDKDPAGPKVPVLRR
- a CDS encoding MarR family winged helix-turn-helix transcriptional regulator, encoding MSAQRKDEVDAIIEQWAAVRPDLDTAAMEVFGRIYRLSRAMSDRTEKVYAPLGLSRGEFDVLATLRRSGEPYALSPRQLSASLMLTTGGMTGRLDKLERAELLRRSPDPHDRRGLQVTLTGKGLELVDRAVGAGLAAQTEALSALNAEQADQLADLLRELLASTQR